In Microtus ochrogaster isolate Prairie Vole_2 linkage group LG9, MicOch1.0, whole genome shotgun sequence, the following are encoded in one genomic region:
- the LOC101992236 gene encoding olfactory receptor 4P4-like yields the protein MECTNNITEFILLGLSQNKKIKILCFLLFLFCYTAIWGGNMFVMISIIFSKLNEQPMYYFLNYLALSDLCYTSTVTPKLLTGLLKERNMISYTSCMAQLFTMHFFGGIEILILTVMAYDRYVAICKPLHYTIIMSRWRCHAMVAACCIGAFIHSFFQSFLVISLPLCGPNEMDHYFCDVYPLLSLACSNTHKVGLLVVANSGMMGLVTFIVLIWSYSFILYTIRTYPAENRGKALSTCSSHVTVVTLFFVPVLFIYIRPSVFYPEDKIFALFYTIIAPMFNPLIYTLRNMEMKNVLRQVWCHKLLFLEK from the coding sequence ATGGAATGTACCAATAACATCACTGAATTTATACTGTTAGGACTTTCCcagaacaagaaaattaaaattctatgcTTCCTCCTGTTCTTGTTTTGTTACACAGCCATTTGGGGGGGAAACATGTTTGTAATGATATCTATCATTTTCAGCAAGCTAAATGAACAGCCAATGTATTACTTCCTTAATTACCTTGCTTTGTCAGACCTGTGCTATACGTCTACAGTGACTCCCAAGCTTCTCACTGGCCTTCTCAAAGAAAGGAACATGATTTCTTATACCAGCTGCATGGCTCAGCTTTTTACCATGCATTTCTTTGGGGGGATTGAGATACTTATCCTCACAGtaatggcctatgaccgctatgtagcCATCTGCAAGCCACTGCACTACACCATCATCATGAGCAGGTGGAGGTGTCATGCCATGGTTGCTGCTTGCTGTATTGGTGCTTTCATACATTCTTTCTTCCAGAGTTTTCTTGTTATCAGCCTTCCCCTTTGTGGCCCCAATGAAATGGATCACTATTTCTGTGATGTTTATCCTTTGCTCTCACTTGCCTGCAGCAATACACACAAAGTTGGACTTCTGGTGGTTGCCAATTCAGGCATGATGGGCCTGGTGACCTTCATAGTCTTGATATGGTCGTACTCTTTCATATTATACACTATCAGGACTTATCCTGCAGAGAACCGCGGCAAAGCTCTTTCTACATGCAGTTCTCATGTCACagttgttactttgttttttgtgCCAGTACTTTTCATATATATTAGACCATCTGTCTTTTATCCAGAAGATAAAATTTTTGCTCTTTTCTACACAATCATCGCTCCCATGTTCAACCCTCTGATCTACACTCTGAGAAACATGGAGATGAAGAATGTCCTGAGGCAAGTTTGGTGTCATAAACTGCTTTTcttggaaaaataa
- the LOC101984495 gene encoding olfactory receptor 4P4-like, which produces MDYRTNITEFILLGLSQTKEIQAICFVLFLLCYIAILFGNLLIMISITCSHLINQPMYFFLSYLSFSDLCYTSTVTPKLIINLVATRKSISYNGCMTQLFTMHFFGGIEVFILTGMAYDRYVAICKPLHYSIIMSRQKCDAMIAASCAGGFLHSFGQFLLAVFLPYCGPNEIDHYFCDVYPLLKLACTDTRNIGFLVIANSGLMGLVTFVVLLISYAVIIYTVRSYSAENRRKALSTCSSHVTVVVLFFAPLLFIYIRPATTLPEDKIFALFYTIIAPMLNPLIYTLRNKEMKNAIKRLCHRITRNEGNRLKS; this is translated from the coding sequence atggactataggacCAATATCACAGAATTTATTCTTCTAGGACTTTCTCAGACAAAAGAAATACAAGctatctgttttgtgttgtttttactttgttaCATTGCAATTTTATTCGGGAACCTACTTATCATGATTTCTATCACATGTAGTCACCTTATCAATCAAcccatgtatttctttctgaGTTACCTTTCATTCTCAGATCTGTGTTACACCTCCACTGTGACCCCCAAGCTGATCATCAACTTAGTAGCCACAAGAAAGTCAATTTCTTACAATGGCTGCATGACACAGCTCTTCACCATGCACTTCTTTGGGGGCATTGAGGTCTTTATCCTCACGGGAATGGCCTACGACCGTTACGTGGCCATCTGCAAACCCCTGCACTACTCCATCATCATGAGCAGGCAAAAGTGCGATGCCATGATTGCTGCTTCCTGTGCTGGGGGATTTCTGCATTCCTTTGGTCAGTTTCTCCTGGCAGTATTCTTACCTTACTGTGGCCCAAATGAAATAGATCACTACTTCTGTGACGTGTACCCTCTGCTCAAACTGGCCTGTACTGACACCAGAAATATTGGTTTCTTGGTAATTGCTAACTCTGGCCTGATGGGCTTAGTGACTTTTGTGGTCTTGTTGATATCATACGCTGTGATCATATATACTGTCCGGTCTTACTCTGCAGAGAATCGTCGCAAAGCCCTTTCCACTTGTAGTTCCCACGTTACTGTAGTTGTCCTTTTCTTTGCTCCTCTACTCTTCATTTACATTCGACCAGCAACAACATTACCAGAAGACAAAATATTTGCTCTCTTTTACACCATCATTGCCCCCATGCTCAACCCCCTGATTTACACACTCAGAAACAAGGAGATGAAAAATGCCATCAAGAGACTATGTCACCGTATCACAAGGAATGAGGGAAATAGACTGAAATCATAA